The stretch of DNA TTTCGTCTCGGTACCCTGACTGGTTCGCTCCTCACACACTTGCAATCTTATATGAACTCGATTTGTTTGTCACTGCCTTGCACAAAATTTTCTACCTAAAGGCAGAAGTTACCAACATCATATCAGAATACTCAAACTTTTACGCGATTATTGTTTACAATTTATAAGTTTGACAATATTTTCTGATCCCTAACCACTTCTTTCCTATAGTTCGGTTGGTGCATAAATTCCCAACTTATCGTTTAGCAAAACAGCTAAAAGACGTTGAGTCAATAGCGTTAAACCCAATCGTACTCGTGCCAAATCTAGATTATTGCGTTTGACTTCGCCCCAAATCTGACAGTAGGCATAAAAGGTTTGCCAAGATTGACATAAAGCAACAGCTATTTTTTGCCAGTGCGGTTTTAAATGAGCATTGGGAGCGTATAAGTTGTCAGATGTTACTAATAATTGCTTAATTAAAGCTTGCTCAGCTGCATGACGACAAAGAAGTTGCTGTTGAGAATCTAGAAAAGAAATTGATGTAAGCACAGGTGGAATAATCCCTTCACGCGCAGCTAGCTGTAACACTGAGTAACAGCGGGCATGAGTGTATTGAAGGATAAAGGGAAGCAAAGTCTTGTTTTTTTGCAAGCAATATTTTTCTATTTTTGGAGGGTTCGCAATCGAGTACTGTAGCCAAGCAGCGATCGCGCAATCTGTTAATTCCAAATAAATTAAACCTGATGGTGTTGCGCGGATAGCGATTAAGGTTGAGCAAGCAAGATTTTCTGTTGCTAATTTTTGCCGTATATCATCCGCAATCGCCTGCGTGTTAATCATGCCAATTATTTTTGTAGCGATTTGAATCGCCGGTATTTTTTGTGCAGTACTCAACTGTAAGGCGATCGCCCATACATAAGTGAATTCACCGTCTTTTTTTTGACACCAAGAAACATTCAGTTGCGGTTGTAGAGTTAACTTGTAACTTAATAGGTATAAATTAAGTGCTACTTGCAGGTGCGGCAATAACACTTGTTTGGTTGTGAGGTAGTCAGCAGATGACAAATAAGTTCTCTCTAAAATTCTTTAAAGACAAGCATCTATGACATTTAGTCTAAATGTATCACTGCTGATTGCTAGTACAAATCTATCGTTAACGCAGTTGTGACTTCGTACTGAGTTAGTTACAATCTCTACCAAAATTTTACTGAAAGATTTTTGTGATTTTTGTTACATAGTTTTTGTGACGAAGATCACTGACAGAAGAATTGTTGAGGATAGATATTCCAGGCAAGATATTGTACTCTTTGTAGTGACATTGCTTGTCGTGCGAATGTTTCGCTTTTAGCAATCTTTATGTTGCTTTAAAATTGAAATACACGATCGCTCAAATCAAAAACTGCAAAATTTAGTAAATAATAAGTAACATCTAATACTAGGATTGCTTTGCAAGATCTATAAAACAAATGTAGAGTTAAGCTAACTAGTAGCCGATAATTACACTGGTCTGTTAAGTGCTCTTTATCGCATTAGCATACCCGTAACGGCTGCATCTTGTTGTAACGTTTTCGGCTAAAAGCCAAATGCTTCGACTTATGCATTCTCCATCTATGCAGTCCCCAACATTTTCAGAAACACCAAGACCATTTCTAACTTGGCAACGAATTCTCGATTGGGCGCAAGAACACTACCGAGTTCGTTCATTTAACAAAGATGAGCGAATTCCTGCACGACCAGGGCTACTGTATCTAGTACAGCGCGGTGCAATTAGACTTGTCGGTACTGCCCAAGTCAGCGCCACCGCTAGCCAGCTAACTTCTCGCCGAGTTAACCGCACTCCAGAGGAAGCTTTTTTAGGCTTTGTTGGTGCTGGACAGCCCTTTGAAATCGTTGCTCAATCGCCATTTACACTCCAAGCCTATGCTCATGTTGACCAAACTTCGGTAGTGTGGATGTACTGGCACGACCTAGACAATTGGCCGCATTTCCGGCGCGAAGTTCTCGATGCCTTTCGTTATCAGCATCAACGAAAATTATTGTGGCTGAGTGCCTTAGGGCAAAGACGAACCATCGATCGTCTATTAGGATTTCTGACACTCTTAGTTGAGGAGTATGGCGAGCCGTCTTTTAGTCCAGAAGATCCGGAAGTGCTGCGGGGATATTGCTTACCATTTCCACTCACGCATGCCCAAATCGGGAGCGCGATTGGTTCGACACGAGTCACTGTTACGCGGTTAATGGGTAAGTTACGTCAACGTAATTTGTTGATTACTCAAGGCGATAATTTAATTTGTTTGCCAGCTGAGTCAGTGAATATTGCTAAACGGTAAAATTATCTCTGTGCGCAAATAAATGTACTCAACAGGCATGACGTCATCGAATTCTGACAAAACCCGTTTGCTCGATCAGTTCTTGCCCTTGTTCTGTCAGGAGAAAATTAGCATAAGCATTTCCAGCTTGTTCGTCGATTTGACCGTTTTGTTTGACGACGACAAACAAGTTACGTGTAATTGGATAATCACCCGATTGAAAAGCTTCAAGATTGAGGCGATTGCGTAATTTTGGGCATTGAGATACAGGAACGAGAGGTTCTTGATAAGGCGGAACAAAGTCACCTGATCCGCGTCCTATAGGTAGGGCTCTAACAGTACATTGCGGGACAACTTCTGGTGCTGAGGCATAGTAAATACCACCAGGAGTTACCGCTAATCTACGCAGCGCTTGAGTCGTGT from Chroococcidiopsis sp. TS-821 encodes:
- a CDS encoding DALR anticodon-binding domain-containing protein, translated to MSSADYLTTKQVLLPHLQVALNLYLLSYKLTLQPQLNVSWCQKKDGEFTYVWAIALQLSTAQKIPAIQIATKIIGMINTQAIADDIRQKLATENLACSTLIAIRATPSGLIYLELTDCAIAAWLQYSIANPPKIEKYCLQKNKTLLPFILQYTHARCYSVLQLAAREGIIPPVLTSISFLDSQQQLLCRHAAEQALIKQLLVTSDNLYAPNAHLKPHWQKIAVALCQSWQTFYAYCQIWGEVKRNNLDLARVRLGLTLLTQRLLAVLLNDKLGIYAPTEL
- a CDS encoding Crp/Fnr family transcriptional regulator produces the protein MQSPTFSETPRPFLTWQRILDWAQEHYRVRSFNKDERIPARPGLLYLVQRGAIRLVGTAQVSATASQLTSRRVNRTPEEAFLGFVGAGQPFEIVAQSPFTLQAYAHVDQTSVVWMYWHDLDNWPHFRREVLDAFRYQHQRKLLWLSALGQRRTIDRLLGFLTLLVEEYGEPSFSPEDPEVLRGYCLPFPLTHAQIGSAIGSTRVTVTRLMGKLRQRNLLITQGDNLICLPAESVNIAKR